One genomic region from Salvia hispanica cultivar TCC Black 2014 chromosome 2, UniMelb_Shisp_WGS_1.0, whole genome shotgun sequence encodes:
- the LOC125203171 gene encoding glutaredoxin-C11-like produces MEIVRELARKNAAVIFTKSWCCMCHSMKALLYELGASPAVYELDQHVNGAQMERGLRALGCCPVVPVVFIGGALVGSAEDIISLHVDGSLKHMLINAKAIWL; encoded by the coding sequence ATGGAGATAGTGAGAGAGCTAGCAAGGAAGAATGCAGCAGTGATATTCACCAAGAGCTGGTGCTGCATGTGTCACAGTATGAAGGCCCTCTTGTACGAGCTAGGCGCCAGCCCGGCTGTGTACGAGCTCGACCAGCATGTGAATGGAGCCCAAATGGAGCGGGGCTTGAGGGCTCTTGGCTGCTGCCCCGTCGTCCCTGTTGTGTTCATAGGTGGCGCCTTGGTGGGCTCGGCCGAAGACATCATCTCTCTCCATGTTGATGGATCACTCAAGCACATGCTCATCAATGCCAAGGCTATTTGGTTATAA
- the LOC125208093 gene encoding glutaredoxin-C13-like: MEKIVKLASENGILIFSKSTCCLCYAVQILFKELRVQPRIVEIDTIPDGVEIEKALKRLGSSGPLPSVFIGGKLIGSTNEVMSLHLSGKLVQLLRQHGSLI; this comes from the coding sequence ATGGAGAAAATAGTTAAACTTGCATCAGAAAATGGGATCTTGATATTCAGCAAGAGCACATGCTGCTTATGCTATGCAGTTCAGATTCTGTTCAAGGAGCTTAGGGTGCAGCCTCGCATCGTTGAGATCGACACCATTCCAGATGGCGTTGAGATCGAGAAGGCGCTCAAGAGGCTGGGCAGCAGCGGCCCTCTGCCATCGGTCTTCATCGGTGGTAAGCTTATCGGATCAACCAATGAGGTCATGTCGCTCCACCTCAGCGGCAAACTCGTACAACTTCTCAGACAGCATGGCAGTTTGATTTGA